In Leisingera sp. NJS204, the following are encoded in one genomic region:
- a CDS encoding DUF6925 family protein yields MPKLQQVLKDALMQEDCGWNMGSFGAIGEFHHVYGDPAPQEHAGRMQVTDRGGVRIDTLEGVRPVAYEILSPKPHRWTQAVSLCLPHDAAAMNQRDVLTALGPDKGALREEDRGAQLFDMGLGQYQADFCIRTANPELLDLLNKNAGRSLFEHGNPAMGAILKHHPHRVLLTRLGRVEVYQMIGGPDTGGKSPEGPHTHVLPKLLRAERTHSANTPIPEGWVPCCGVHPENPVVNRLGEDKVFNRAAFDAFQELLGAWGAEAYCQGKQAVWGLLNTETPAEDAEEPCTREGRAGWRNGIRQWRLLHGPSRLSESYAERFDRGAEQTDPENPGH; encoded by the coding sequence ATGCCTAAGCTTCAACAAGTGCTGAAAGACGCGCTGATGCAGGAAGACTGCGGTTGGAACATGGGGTCTTTTGGCGCCATAGGTGAGTTCCACCACGTCTATGGCGACCCGGCGCCGCAAGAACATGCCGGGCGTATGCAGGTCACGGACCGCGGCGGGGTGCGTATTGATACGCTGGAGGGCGTGCGCCCGGTGGCCTATGAGATCCTCAGCCCCAAACCGCACCGCTGGACCCAGGCGGTATCCCTGTGCCTGCCGCATGACGCCGCCGCGATGAACCAGCGCGATGTGCTGACCGCGCTTGGCCCCGACAAAGGCGCCCTGCGCGAGGAAGACCGCGGCGCCCAGTTGTTCGACATGGGGTTGGGCCAGTACCAGGCGGATTTCTGCATCCGCACCGCCAATCCGGAATTGCTAGACCTACTGAACAAAAACGCCGGCCGCTCGCTGTTTGAACATGGCAACCCGGCAATGGGGGCAATCCTGAAGCACCATCCCCACCGGGTGCTGCTGACCCGCCTTGGCCGGGTCGAAGTTTATCAAATGATCGGCGGTCCCGACACCGGTGGCAAATCCCCCGAAGGCCCGCACACCCATGTGCTGCCCAAGCTGCTGCGTGCCGAGCGTACCCATTCCGCCAACACCCCGATCCCCGAGGGCTGGGTGCCCTGTTGCGGCGTGCATCCGGAGAACCCGGTGGTCAACCGGCTGGGCGAGGACAAGGTGTTCAACCGTGCCGCCTTTGATGCCTTTCAGGAGCTGCTGGGTGCTTGGGGCGCCGAAGCATATTGCCAGGGTAAACAGGCGGTGTGGGGGCTGCTGAACACAGAAACACCTGCTGAGGATGCCGAAGAGCCCTGCACCCGCGAAGGCCGGGCAGGCTGGCGCAATGGCATCCGTCAATGGCGGTTGCTGCACGGCCCCAGCCGCCTGAGCGAATCCTATGCCGAACGCTTTGACCGCGGCGCAGAGCAAACCGACCCGGAAAACCCGGGCCACTGA
- a CDS encoding adenosylcobinamide amidohydrolase, giving the protein MSAVTLERPWIEFDLGEEMQVLSWAVNRPGLVTARRILWREVRNSDLPRDLDVTEWFAGELAQRGGGDAVAFLTSRDVRRYCEAMAEVEGIQAHAVATVGLSNAERVGSRMDYAGRNWGTINVALRLSEGLTHAGLIEAMSIAVQARTAAVMDAGIILPSGTATGTGTDCIAVAALAGANPYAGLHTATGEVIGKAVYQAVHTGALEWKATNRRAADA; this is encoded by the coding sequence ATGAGTGCCGTCACTCTGGAGCGCCCCTGGATCGAGTTTGACCTGGGCGAGGAGATGCAGGTGCTGAGCTGGGCAGTGAACCGCCCCGGCTTGGTCACCGCCCGCCGCATCCTGTGGCGCGAAGTCCGCAACAGTGACCTGCCGCGGGATCTGGATGTCACCGAATGGTTTGCCGGTGAACTGGCACAGCGGGGTGGCGGGGATGCCGTGGCCTTTCTCACCTCGCGCGATGTGCGCCGCTACTGCGAAGCCATGGCTGAGGTGGAGGGCATCCAGGCCCATGCGGTAGCCACCGTCGGCCTGTCCAACGCCGAGCGGGTTGGGAGCCGGATGGACTACGCCGGCCGCAACTGGGGCACCATCAATGTCGCACTGCGCCTCTCCGAAGGGCTGACCCACGCCGGGCTGATCGAAGCGATGAGCATTGCCGTCCAGGCCCGCACCGCGGCCGTGATGGACGCTGGCATCATTTTGCCAAGCGGAACCGCGACGGGCACCGGAACCGACTGCATCGCGGTGGCAGCCCTGGCCGGCGCAAACCCCTATGCAGGGCTGCACACCGCCACCGGCGAAGTCATCGGCAAAGCCGTTTACCAGGCCGTCCACACCGGCGCTCTGGAGTGGAAAGCAACCAACAGGAGGGCAGCAGATGCCTAA